A single Symbiobacterium thermophilum IAM 14863 DNA region contains:
- a CDS encoding type I restriction endonuclease subunit R, with translation MPVLSEETLEQAALEWLRELGWAVAHGPDISPVDANTPGTERESYRQVVLTGRLREAIRGLNPHIPASAQEDALRQVVSPNIPGLVQANRQFHRWLVEGVPVEFQKDGETRGDRVRLVDFTDPSRNDWLAVNQLSIQGPKKVRRPDIILYLNGLPIVVIELKNPADESADIWAAFNQLQAYKEDIPDLFVYNELLVISDGLSARMGSLTANRERFMAWRTIDGHEIDPLGEMRELETLIRGAFRHDLLLEYLRYFILFEEDGHLVKKVAGYHQFHAVRAVVESVLKASAPGGSRKGGVVWHTQGAGKSLEMTCLAGRLMSHPDLKNPTIVVVTDRNDLDNQLFGVFAGATELLRETPVQAETRPRLRELLANRPSGGIIFTTIQKFMPGEDEDTFPVLSERTNIIVICDEAHRSQYGFAARLSLPERRRRPATAPMGSGGDLSDQIAAETPGGNYAVRYGYAQHMRDALPGATFVAFTGTPVALEDRNTRAVFGDYVHIYDVLQAVKDGATVPIYYESRLAKLDLKEEEIPRIDEAVEELTEDEEDDAARAAQYRRWTALEKLVGAPPRIQKVAADLVAHFERRLAAMDGKAMVVCMSREICVHMYNAIVALRPEWHDPDPEKGVIKIVMTGSAADKPLLRPHIYSKEVRKRLERRFKDPNDPFKIVIVRDMWLTGFDAPCLHTMYIDKPMRGHNLMQAIARVNRVFRDKPGGLVVDYIGISHELKQALREYTAARGRGEPAIDAERALDILREKMDVLRAMLHGCDYSAFRTEAMALLPKVANHILGLEDGQKRFADHVVAASRAFALCCTLEGALAYRDELAFFQAVKAALSKRAETDRKVADERKEAALRQIIAQAVVSDEVVDIFAAAGLSKPDISILSEEFLDEVRRMKERNLAVELLQRLIKNEIKARFETNVVQSARFSDLLQQALTRYRNRTIETAQVIEELIAMARRFQEEARRGEQLGLNEDELAFYDALASNESAVRELGDEVLKKMAVELTERLRKSVTVDWARRETVRARLRVMVRTLLRRYKYPPDRQEAATNLVLKQAEVLSQEWATA, from the coding sequence ATGCCCGTCCTGAGCGAAGAGACCCTGGAACAGGCCGCACTCGAATGGCTCCGCGAGCTCGGCTGGGCGGTCGCACATGGGCCCGACATCTCCCCCGTGGACGCCAACACCCCCGGCACCGAGCGGGAGTCCTACCGCCAGGTTGTGCTGACGGGCCGGCTGCGGGAGGCCATCCGCGGCCTCAACCCCCACATCCCGGCCTCGGCGCAGGAGGACGCCCTCCGGCAGGTGGTGAGCCCCAACATCCCCGGTCTGGTGCAGGCCAACCGGCAGTTCCATCGGTGGCTCGTGGAGGGCGTGCCGGTCGAGTTCCAGAAGGACGGGGAGACCCGGGGCGACCGGGTGCGGCTGGTGGACTTCACCGACCCGAGTCGCAACGACTGGCTGGCGGTCAACCAGCTCTCCATTCAGGGGCCGAAGAAGGTGCGCAGGCCGGATATCATCCTGTACCTCAACGGCCTGCCCATCGTCGTCATCGAGCTCAAGAACCCGGCGGACGAAAGCGCCGACATCTGGGCCGCCTTCAACCAGCTCCAGGCCTACAAGGAGGACATCCCCGACCTCTTCGTCTACAACGAACTGCTGGTCATCTCCGACGGCCTCTCCGCCCGCATGGGGTCGCTGACCGCCAACCGGGAGCGGTTCATGGCCTGGCGGACCATCGACGGCCACGAGATCGACCCCCTGGGCGAGATGCGGGAGCTGGAGACCCTGATCCGCGGCGCCTTCCGGCACGACCTGCTGCTGGAGTACCTGCGCTACTTCATCCTCTTCGAAGAGGATGGCCACCTCGTCAAGAAAGTGGCCGGGTACCATCAGTTCCACGCCGTCCGGGCCGTGGTGGAGAGCGTGCTGAAGGCATCGGCCCCGGGCGGCTCCCGCAAGGGCGGCGTCGTCTGGCACACCCAGGGGGCCGGCAAGTCCCTGGAGATGACCTGCCTCGCCGGCCGGCTGATGAGCCACCCGGACCTGAAAAACCCCACCATCGTGGTGGTCACCGACCGGAACGACCTGGACAACCAGCTCTTCGGCGTCTTCGCCGGCGCCACGGAACTCCTGCGGGAGACGCCTGTGCAGGCCGAGACCCGGCCGCGCCTCCGGGAGCTTCTGGCCAACCGGCCGTCGGGCGGCATCATCTTCACCACCATCCAGAAGTTCATGCCCGGCGAGGACGAGGACACCTTCCCGGTGCTCTCCGAGCGGACCAACATCATCGTCATCTGCGACGAGGCCCACCGCAGCCAGTACGGCTTCGCCGCCAGGCTGAGCCTGCCTGAGCGGCGCAGGCGCCCGGCGACCGCACCCATGGGGTCCGGGGGCGACCTGTCCGACCAGATCGCGGCCGAGACGCCCGGCGGGAACTACGCCGTCCGCTACGGCTACGCCCAGCACATGCGCGACGCCCTGCCGGGGGCCACCTTCGTCGCCTTCACCGGCACCCCCGTTGCCCTGGAGGACCGGAACACCCGGGCCGTCTTCGGTGACTACGTGCACATCTACGACGTGCTGCAGGCGGTGAAGGACGGCGCGACGGTGCCCATCTACTACGAGTCCCGCCTGGCCAAGCTCGACCTGAAGGAGGAGGAGATCCCCCGGATCGACGAGGCCGTGGAAGAGCTGACCGAGGACGAGGAGGACGACGCCGCGCGGGCCGCTCAGTACCGCCGCTGGACGGCTCTGGAGAAGCTGGTGGGCGCGCCGCCTCGCATCCAGAAGGTGGCCGCCGACCTGGTCGCCCACTTCGAGCGGCGCCTGGCGGCCATGGACGGCAAGGCGATGGTCGTGTGCATGAGCCGGGAGATCTGCGTGCACATGTACAACGCCATCGTCGCCCTGCGGCCCGAGTGGCACGACCCGGATCCCGAAAAAGGCGTCATCAAGATCGTCATGACCGGTTCCGCCGCCGACAAGCCGCTTCTGCGGCCGCACATCTACAGCAAGGAGGTCCGCAAGCGGCTGGAGCGGCGCTTCAAGGACCCCAACGACCCGTTCAAGATCGTCATCGTGCGGGACATGTGGCTCACGGGCTTCGACGCCCCCTGCCTGCACACGATGTACATCGACAAGCCGATGCGGGGCCACAACCTGATGCAGGCCATCGCCCGGGTCAACCGGGTCTTCAGGGACAAGCCCGGCGGGCTGGTGGTGGACTACATCGGCATCTCGCACGAGCTGAAACAGGCGCTGCGGGAGTACACCGCCGCGCGGGGCCGGGGCGAGCCGGCCATCGATGCGGAGCGGGCCCTGGACATCCTGCGCGAGAAGATGGATGTGCTTAGGGCGATGCTCCACGGCTGCGACTACTCGGCCTTCCGCACCGAGGCCATGGCGCTTCTGCCCAAGGTGGCCAACCACATCCTGGGGCTGGAGGACGGACAGAAGCGCTTCGCCGACCACGTGGTGGCCGCCTCCAGGGCCTTCGCCCTCTGCTGCACCCTGGAGGGCGCCCTGGCCTACCGGGACGAGCTGGCCTTCTTCCAGGCGGTCAAGGCGGCGCTCTCCAAGCGCGCGGAAACCGACCGGAAGGTGGCGGATGAGCGCAAGGAGGCGGCCCTGCGGCAGATCATCGCCCAGGCGGTGGTCTCCGACGAGGTGGTGGACATCTTCGCCGCGGCGGGGCTCAGCAAGCCCGACATTTCCATCCTCTCGGAGGAGTTCCTCGACGAGGTGCGCCGGATGAAGGAGCGCAACCTCGCCGTCGAGCTGCTGCAGCGCCTGATCAAGAACGAGATCAAGGCGCGCTTCGAGACCAACGTGGTCCAGTCGGCGAGGTTCTCGGACCTGCTCCAGCAGGCGCTCACCCGCTACCGGAACCGCACCATCGAGACGGCGCAGGTGATCGAGGAGCTCATCGCCATGGCCAGGCGCTTCCAGGAGGAGGCGCGGCGGGGCGAGCAGCTCGGGCTGAACGAGGATGAGCTCGCCTTCTACGACGCCCTGGCCAGCAACGAGTCGGCCGTGCGGGAGCTGGGCGACGAGGTGCTGAAGAAGATGGCTGTCGAGCTCACGGAGCGGCTGCGTAAGTCGGTGACCGTGGACTGGGCGCGCCGCGAGACGGTGCGGGCCCGGTTGAGGGTCATGGTGCGCACGCTGCTCCGACGGTATAAGTACCCGCCGGACCGGCAGGAGGCGGCGACGAACCTGGTGCTGAAGCAGGCGGAGGTGCTGTCGCAGGAGTGGGCCACGGCCTAG
- a CDS encoding restriction endonuclease subunit S, producing the protein MTSNWREATWGELATLEYGKALRDYKTSTGSVPVYGTNGPIGWTNKPLCPFPTVIIGRKGAYRGVHLSPSPCWVIDTAFYISPKQPLDIRWAYYQLLTQDINGMDSGSAIPSTSREEFYRLPVKVPPLAVQKQIADVLGTLDSRIANVQSTNICLESIGQAIFKSWFVDFDPVRAKAEGRDPEGVDEDTAAWFPEEFQDSELGPIPKGWRVDTIDSVISCVGGSTPSTKEPAYWNPPEYHWVTPKDLSGQSTPVLLTTERMISEAGLKKISSGLLPEGTLLLSSRAPIGYLAITKIPTAINQGFIAMPPAGQLSPEYMLFWSHYNLDTIKQHANGSTFMEISKAAFRKIKLVVPPAQLVNRFTQIAQTVLERIAANERYRMQLVNLRDTLLPRLIAGKLRVPEAEEALKEVL; encoded by the coding sequence ATGACCTCTAATTGGCGCGAGGCGACCTGGGGTGAGTTGGCTACCCTGGAGTACGGCAAAGCCCTCAGGGATTACAAGACCAGCACCGGTTCCGTTCCGGTATACGGGACCAACGGGCCGATTGGCTGGACAAACAAGCCCCTCTGCCCCTTTCCGACCGTCATCATCGGGCGTAAGGGCGCCTACCGTGGAGTTCATCTATCGCCCTCTCCCTGTTGGGTCATAGACACCGCGTTCTACATCAGTCCGAAGCAACCTCTGGACATTCGCTGGGCTTATTACCAGTTGCTTACACAAGACATCAACGGGATGGACAGCGGGTCGGCGATTCCTTCGACCAGCAGGGAGGAGTTCTACCGACTTCCCGTCAAAGTCCCGCCGCTCGCGGTTCAAAAGCAGATTGCCGATGTTCTTGGAACGCTAGATTCCAGAATCGCGAACGTGCAAAGCACGAACATTTGCCTCGAGTCAATAGGCCAGGCAATCTTTAAGTCATGGTTTGTTGATTTTGACCCCGTCCGCGCCAAGGCCGAAGGCCGGGATCCGGAAGGCGTGGACGAGGATACGGCAGCGTGGTTTCCGGAGGAGTTTCAGGATTCGGAACTAGGCCCAATTCCCAAAGGATGGCGTGTCGACACCATTGACAGCGTTATCTCGTGTGTGGGGGGCTCGACACCCAGCACCAAGGAGCCTGCCTACTGGAACCCACCGGAATACCACTGGGTAACGCCCAAGGACCTTTCAGGCCAGTCCACGCCCGTACTGCTGACAACTGAGCGGATGATCTCCGAGGCTGGCCTGAAAAAGATCAGCAGCGGACTCCTGCCAGAAGGCACACTCCTCTTGTCGTCCCGTGCGCCGATCGGTTACCTCGCCATTACGAAGATCCCCACAGCGATCAACCAGGGGTTCATTGCCATGCCGCCCGCTGGGCAGCTATCTCCGGAGTACATGCTGTTCTGGAGTCATTACAACCTCGATACGATCAAACAGCACGCAAACGGCTCTACATTCATGGAAATTAGCAAGGCTGCGTTCCGCAAGATCAAGCTCGTTGTGCCTCCGGCGCAGTTGGTCAACCGCTTTACCCAGATTGCCCAGACAGTACTAGAAAGGATAGCGGCCAATGAACGATACCGAATGCAACTAGTCAACCTCCGCGACACCCTGCTCCCCCGCCTCATCGCCGGCAAGCTTCGCGTGCCCGAGGCCGAGGAGGCCCTGAAGGAGGTGCTGTGA